One window of Paenibacillus sp. FSL K6-3182 genomic DNA carries:
- the kduD gene encoding 2-dehydro-3-deoxy-D-gluconate 5-dehydrogenase KduD, with product MSLFDLTGKTAVVTGAGRGLGEAIALGLARAGADIALVTNQTPADKTAAAIRELGRKAITIQTDIADRTKLAGIVDRTVEELGRIDILVNNAGIIRRTPAAEHSYEDWQDVLDVNLNSVFLLSQLAGKHMIEQGSGKIINIASMLTFQGGINVPGYTSSKHAVAGLTKALASEWAAKGLQVNAIAPGYMSTDNTEALREDPVRSAQILQRIPAGRWGTSQDLIGPAVFLASSASDYMNGHILAVDGGWLVR from the coding sequence ATGAGTTTGTTTGATTTGACGGGTAAAACAGCTGTCGTCACAGGTGCAGGGCGCGGGCTTGGGGAAGCAATTGCGCTTGGATTAGCACGAGCGGGTGCGGATATCGCGCTTGTCACGAACCAAACGCCTGCTGACAAAACGGCAGCAGCGATAAGAGAGCTTGGACGCAAAGCGATTACAATTCAGACCGATATTGCTGACCGAACGAAGCTTGCTGGAATTGTTGATCGTACAGTTGAAGAACTGGGACGCATCGATATTTTGGTCAACAACGCGGGTATCATTCGCCGCACGCCCGCTGCAGAGCATAGCTACGAGGACTGGCAGGATGTACTCGATGTTAACTTGAATTCTGTATTTCTCCTTTCCCAGCTGGCCGGGAAACATATGATTGAACAGGGCTCAGGGAAAATTATTAACATTGCGTCGATGTTAACCTTCCAAGGCGGAATTAATGTTCCGGGTTATACGTCCAGCAAACATGCCGTTGCCGGTCTTACCAAAGCGCTTGCTAGCGAATGGGCAGCTAAAGGCTTGCAGGTAAATGCGATAGCCCCAGGCTACATGAGTACAGACAACACCGAAGCGCTTCGCGAGGATCCTGTTCGCAGCGCTCAAATTTTGCAGCGCATACCAGCGGGACGCTGGGGTACATCGCAGGATTTGATTGGACCAGCGGTATTCCTAGCCTCTTCAGCTTCTGATTATATGAACGGCCATATCTTGGCTGTTGATGGCGGTTGGCTGGTTAGGTAA
- the metE gene encoding 5-methyltetrahydropteroyltriglutamate--homocysteine S-methyltransferase, with protein sequence MNVSKLQNSVLGYPRIGENREWKKALEAFWKGDLDETVFLQTLESIRLNNLKLQKDKGISLIPVNDFTLYDQMLDTAAMFGLVPDRFSYDGGPVPVQTYYAMARGTQEAQACEMTKWFNTNYHYIVPELADAAPVLTENRPLIAYREAKEKLGIEGKPVIIGLYTFLKLSKGYDAKQLPQLIEQFIPLYAQLLKELEQEGVQWVQIDEPILVTSISEEEMQWVESIYARLNQAAPALNIMLQTYFEAVEHYEAVVALPVQAIGLDFVHGLEQNLKSLEQFGYPKDKLAGIGLVDGRNIWRSDYKQKLELLQRISAYIPAERTIVQSSCSLLHVPVTAKNETNLPVELREALAFAEEKLDEIVWLSETATVNEADISELRKLELKLNGERIHHLSISPARNRQAADAAAVAAHPSTRQKPFAERQKLQQKKWNLPFLPTTTIGSFPQTLDVRQARQKWRKNELSSQDYASFINDKIKNWIEIQEELNIDVLVHGEFERTDMVEFFGEKLDGFAFTKGGWVQSYGSRCVKPPVIYGDVVFTEPMTVTESVYAQSLTSRPVKGMLTGPITILNWSFVRNDITREQVAYQIALALSEEVKALETAGIEMIQVDEPALREGLPLKRSDWDAYLKWGVHAFRLSTSAVRDTTQIHTHMCYCEFHDIIDSILALDADVISIETSRSHGELIHSFEENTYDQGIGLGVYDIHSPRVPSVEEMVSMIERAIKVLDPTLFWINPDCGLKTRGMEETVASLRNMMLATYQVREQRAALAKV encoded by the coding sequence ATGAACGTGAGCAAGCTGCAAAACAGTGTACTTGGATATCCGCGTATCGGCGAAAATCGGGAATGGAAAAAAGCGCTTGAAGCTTTTTGGAAAGGTGATTTGGACGAAACGGTATTCCTTCAAACCCTTGAAAGTATTCGTCTTAACAACTTGAAGCTGCAAAAGGATAAAGGAATTTCTTTAATCCCTGTTAATGATTTTACGTTATATGATCAAATGCTGGATACTGCAGCGATGTTTGGCCTTGTGCCAGATCGTTTTTCCTATGATGGAGGTCCTGTTCCCGTACAGACCTACTACGCAATGGCGAGAGGGACACAGGAAGCACAAGCCTGCGAGATGACCAAATGGTTTAATACCAACTATCACTATATCGTGCCAGAACTTGCGGATGCAGCTCCGGTACTGACGGAAAACCGTCCGCTGATTGCGTACCGCGAAGCCAAAGAAAAGCTTGGTATTGAAGGTAAACCTGTCATTATCGGTCTATACACCTTCCTCAAGCTGTCGAAGGGCTACGATGCCAAGCAGCTTCCGCAGCTCATTGAGCAGTTTATACCGCTTTATGCTCAGCTGCTTAAGGAGCTTGAGCAAGAAGGCGTACAATGGGTGCAAATCGATGAGCCCATCCTTGTTACCTCTATTTCTGAGGAAGAGATGCAATGGGTTGAATCGATTTATGCAAGGCTGAACCAAGCAGCGCCAGCGCTTAACATAATGCTTCAAACGTATTTTGAGGCAGTTGAGCATTATGAAGCTGTAGTTGCTCTCCCGGTACAAGCGATCGGTTTGGATTTCGTTCATGGTTTGGAGCAAAACTTGAAGTCGCTTGAGCAATTTGGTTATCCGAAGGATAAGCTCGCTGGTATCGGACTTGTAGACGGACGCAACATTTGGCGCTCAGACTATAAGCAAAAGCTCGAATTGCTGCAAAGGATTTCGGCATACATTCCAGCTGAGCGCACGATCGTTCAATCGTCATGCAGCCTGCTGCATGTGCCGGTAACGGCAAAAAACGAAACCAATCTGCCAGTAGAGCTGCGTGAGGCGCTTGCATTCGCGGAAGAAAAGCTGGATGAAATTGTGTGGCTAAGTGAAACAGCGACAGTAAATGAGGCGGACATCTCAGAACTGCGCAAGCTTGAGCTTAAGCTTAACGGCGAGCGGATTCATCATTTATCCATTTCTCCTGCCCGCAATCGTCAAGCTGCTGATGCAGCAGCGGTTGCGGCGCATCCTTCAACGAGGCAGAAGCCATTTGCGGAGAGACAAAAGCTGCAGCAGAAAAAGTGGAATTTGCCTTTCCTTCCAACAACGACCATCGGCAGCTTCCCGCAAACGCTGGATGTACGTCAAGCAAGGCAAAAATGGAGAAAAAATGAGCTCAGCTCACAGGACTACGCTTCATTTATCAACGATAAAATTAAAAACTGGATTGAAATCCAAGAAGAGCTTAACATTGACGTCCTCGTTCACGGTGAATTTGAGCGTACGGACATGGTCGAATTTTTCGGAGAAAAGCTGGATGGGTTCGCATTTACAAAAGGCGGCTGGGTTCAATCGTATGGTTCCCGCTGCGTAAAGCCGCCGGTCATTTATGGCGATGTTGTATTTACTGAGCCAATGACAGTAACCGAAAGCGTGTATGCGCAGTCGCTGACAAGTCGTCCGGTAAAAGGGATGTTGACGGGTCCGATTACGATTTTGAACTGGTCATTTGTCCGCAACGATATCACACGGGAGCAGGTTGCATACCAAATTGCGCTTGCACTTTCAGAGGAAGTAAAGGCGCTTGAGACTGCAGGCATCGAAATGATTCAGGTTGATGAGCCAGCTTTGCGAGAAGGCTTGCCGCTTAAACGCAGTGATTGGGATGCTTATTTAAAATGGGGCGTGCATGCCTTCCGTCTATCGACTTCAGCTGTGCGTGACACAACACAAATTCATACACATATGTGTTATTGTGAGTTCCATGATATTATCGATTCCATTCTTGCGCTGGATGCGGATGTCATCTCCATTGAAACCTCGCGCAGCCATGGCGAGCTGATTCATAGCTTTGAGGAGAACACCTATGACCAAGGCATCGGCTTAGGCGTTTACGATATTCACAGCCCGCGTGTACCGTCCGTGGAAGAAATGGTCAGCATGATCGAGCGCGCCATTAAAGTGCTCGATCCTACGCTCTTCTGGATTAATCCGGACTGCGGCTTGAAAACACGCGGAATGGAAGAAACGGTTGCTTCACTGCGCAACATGATGCTGGCTACTTACCAAGTCAGAGAGCAGCGTGCTGCATTAGCGAAGGTTTAA